CTTCCCAACGGAATTCAAAACGAGCCATACTTAAAGCATTATCTCTGTGCTGAGAACCTGGATGTCCTTTTGCTAAATCGGCAGCATGAGCCGCTAATTTATAAGTAATTACTCCTACTCTTACGTCTTCTTTATTTGGTAATCCTAAATGTTCTTTTGGAGTTACATAACATAACATTGCGCATCCGTACCAACCAATCATAGCTGCTCCAATTCCTGAAGTAATATGGTCGTAACCAGGTGCAATATCTGTTGTTAAAGGTCCTAAAGTGTAAAAAGGAGCTTCATCGCAAAGTTCAATTTGCTTCTCCATATTTTCTTTAATCATGTGCATTGGCACGTGACCTGGTCCTTCAATAAAACACTGAACTTCGTGCTTACGAGCTATTTGAGTTAACTCTCCTAAAGTTTCTAATTCAGCAAATTGTGCTTCATCATTGGCATCAGCTACCGAACCTGGGCGTAATCCATCACCTAAAGAAAAAGCAACATCGTACTGTTTTAATATTTCACAAATATCTTCGAAATGTGTGTATAAAAAGCTTTCTTTATGATGTGCTAAACACCATTTTGCCATAATAGAACCTCCACGAGAAACGATTCCTGTAACACGTTTTGCTGTCATTGGTACGTAACGCAATAAAACTCCTGCGTGAATCGTAAAATAATCAACTCCTTGTTCAGCTTGTTCTATTAAAGTATCACGGAAAATCTCCCATGTTAAATCTTCAGCAACACCGTTTACTTTTTCTAATGCTTGATAAATTGGCACTGTTCCTACTGGTACTGGTGAGTTACGGATAATCCACTCACGAGTTTCATGAATATTTTCTCCTGTAGATAAATCCATAATATTATCTGCTCCCCAACGACAAGCCCAAACTGCTTTTTCTACTTCTTCTTCAATAGAAGATGTTACGGCAGAATTACCAATATTTGCATTTATTTTTACTAAGAAGTTTCTACCTAAAATCATAGGTTCTGCTTCTGGATGATTTATGTTTGATGGAATAATTGCACGACCTCTTGCTACTTCTGATCTTACAAATTCTGGCGTAATTTTCTCTGGAATATTAGCACCAAAATGTTCACCTTTATGTTGTTTTCTAATTTCGGTCATTTCATCTATTCGTTGATTTTCACGAATAGCGATATATTCCATTTCTGGCGTAATGATTCCTTTTTTAGCGTAATGTAATTGTGTTACATTCTGCCCTTTTTTAGCACGTAAAGGATTTTTTAATAACTTAAAACGCATATGATCTAAACTAGCATCATTTAAACGTTCGTTACAGTATTTTGAAGAAAACTTAGTCAACTGCTCAACATCTCCACGGTCTTTAATCCAAGATTCACGAATTCTTTCAATTCCTGCGTGTACGTCAATTTTTTTAGCAGGATCAGTATATGGTCCTGAAGTATCATATACAGTTACTGGTTCGTTTGGCGTTTTCTTTTTGGTCATAGAATCAACCGTATCACTTAACGAAATTTCACGCATTGCTACTTTAATTTGCGGGTGAATTTTTCCGCTTACATAAATTTTCTGTGAATTAGGAAATGGACTTCTAGTAATTCCTTCTTGTTTTGGTGCAGTGTCTTTGTTCTTCATTTGATAATTTAGTTTTTCTTTTACTTTTTTAAATAAAAATCAACCTGAGTTTTATCCTCCTTGAGTTGATTTTATAATTAAAATATCATCATTATGTTGAAGTAACTTTAAAGACCAATCAGTTTTTTTAACCACACTACTATTTATAGCAATAGCAATTCCATTCGTTTGAATATTTAAATATTCAACGAACTGTTGTAATGTTAAGGTTTCTAAAATTTGATGTTCTTTTTGGTTTACTTTTATAGTAATCATATTTATAAAATATTACTGTAAACCAAATGGTGGTAGTATTTCGATATATTATCGAACATAACTTTTTCCTACGTTGGTCTTAACCAAATCAGGTTCTAAGGATGTTTCTCAAACTAATTTAATAGCTACTCCTAAAGTTTACAAGACAAATGTATGCTTTAATTAAATAAAACAACTTATTTTAAATTGATTTTTAACTTTATTTTTTTGTTTTTATTGATTTTCAACTCAATTTCAAATAGTTAAATCATTTATAAAAAACAAAGCCTATCTTTTATAAAAGATAGGCTTTAAAAAATATTTTAAGATTTTATATCTAGTATAATTCTTTAATTGTTTCTGTAATTTGATTTAAAACATCAAAAGCAGTTTCTGCCATTTTATTTCCTTTTAAATCTAATAAAGGATTTACTTCTACAAATTCAACACAAGCTACTTTTTTACTAGCTAATAATCCGTTTATAATTTGAACTATTTCTTTATCGTCAAAACCTTTTGCAACTGGTGTACCTGTACCATAAGAAATCATATCACAATCCATTGCATCAACATCAAAAGACACATAAATAATGTCACAATTAGATAATTTTTCTAATGCTTCATTTACACAAACTTCTAAACCTCGGTAACGAACCTCTGCAACCATATAGTTTTTAATACCATATTTTTCCATTTGTTTTTCCTCTGGCTCTTCGGTATCTCTAACACCAAAAAAGATAATATCTTCAGGTAATACTTTTTGACCTGGTGTTCCTATATTTTTCATTCTATCCCATAAATCAGCAGTTTCTCTATCTACATCATTTATTTGACAGTCTAAATTATTATCAGAAATAACAGCTCCTAATGGCATACCATGAATATTACCTGAAGGAGATGTATATGGCGTATGTAAATCACCATGAGCATCAATCCAAATAACACCAACTTTTTTTGTTGGGTTTGCTGCTTTAACACCACTAATAGTTCCTAAAG
The Tenacibaculum pacificus DNA segment above includes these coding regions:
- the thiC gene encoding phosphomethylpyrimidine synthase ThiC, whose protein sequence is MKNKDTAPKQEGITRSPFPNSQKIYVSGKIHPQIKVAMREISLSDTVDSMTKKKTPNEPVTVYDTSGPYTDPAKKIDVHAGIERIRESWIKDRGDVEQLTKFSSKYCNERLNDASLDHMRFKLLKNPLRAKKGQNVTQLHYAKKGIITPEMEYIAIRENQRIDEMTEIRKQHKGEHFGANIPEKITPEFVRSEVARGRAIIPSNINHPEAEPMILGRNFLVKINANIGNSAVTSSIEEEVEKAVWACRWGADNIMDLSTGENIHETREWIIRNSPVPVGTVPIYQALEKVNGVAEDLTWEIFRDTLIEQAEQGVDYFTIHAGVLLRYVPMTAKRVTGIVSRGGSIMAKWCLAHHKESFLYTHFEDICEILKQYDVAFSLGDGLRPGSVADANDEAQFAELETLGELTQIARKHEVQCFIEGPGHVPMHMIKENMEKQIELCDEAPFYTLGPLTTDIAPGYDHITSGIGAAMIGWYGCAMLCYVTPKEHLGLPNKEDVRVGVITYKLAAHAADLAKGHPGSQHRDNALSMARFEFRWEDQFNLGLDPERAREYHDETLPAAGAKVAHFCSMCGPKFCSMKISQEVRDFAAVNDIVDNEVIAKGMEEKSKEFIEKGSEVYL
- a CDS encoding arginase, encoding MSSIKIIKNRSDIGAGTRGADMGIDAIEIAAINQNNDFFNRFEFEDVITENESIYDKKNNSFGKQIKSVFNQCKRVSNHVKVNLQEGNFPIVLSGDHSSALGTISGVKAANPTKKVGVIWIDAHGDLHTPYTSPSGNIHGMPLGAVISDNNLDCQINDVDRETADLWDRMKNIGTPGQKVLPEDIIFFGVRDTEEPEEKQMEKYGIKNYMVAEVRYRGLEVCVNEALEKLSNCDIIYVSFDVDAMDCDMISYGTGTPVAKGFDDKEIVQIINGLLASKKVACVEFVEVNPLLDLKGNKMAETAFDVLNQITETIKELY
- the thiS gene encoding sulfur carrier protein ThiS; this encodes MITIKVNQKEHQILETLTLQQFVEYLNIQTNGIAIAINSSVVKKTDWSLKLLQHNDDILIIKSTQGG